The Engraulis encrasicolus isolate BLACKSEA-1 chromosome 24, IST_EnEncr_1.0, whole genome shotgun sequence DNA window CTTTAAATATATTTTCCAATAACATTAAGTCAAGCAAACTTAATTGTTCTATATTCTATACCATATAGGAGCCTTTTTTTTTAGCTTTATCTAGAGGAGTTAATAAGTAAAGTACAAACAATGCACAGGCAAAACCAGGTTGTGGTACAAGCCATTGAAGCTTTTATTCAAGGTTAAACACCGCAGACCTTTGGTTCAATACCTCtctctgtatacagtatgtagcttAAATGCCTCAGAGGTGCTCAGCATGGGGAcaaataatgtagcctattttctcCCTTCTGTTAACGTGTCTAAAAAAACACACTCATATAGTTTGACAGCAGTTTCACTCGAAAAAATAATTGCATACTTGAACCATGATCTAAAAAACACTCATACAATTTGACACCAGTTTAACTCGAATAAACACTTGAATAAAAACGGCAATTGAAATAGCTCAGTTGTTCTGTGAAGCAAAGGTCATAAGTGTTTTTCTCTTTGACCTCTCCAAATCCTTTGTTGTGCAATCGTTGTATCTGTGTTCTCCGGTGAAAATCCATGTTTTGGAAACAAAACAGTAACATGAGCTGATTATTTAAGCCACTGTAGAACACTTTTTTTTCTGTAAGCCTAAAACTTGCGCTTCATCACTCAGTAAATGaaacactttttttaaaaacatgcaatTAGATATACAGCATATCATATCATTGATAGCCTAAAGCATTTGAAAGATTTTTaatgcaataggcctatattacatttactgtatataggTATGGCCGCATTTACAAAGTTAACGTACACAAAATCCAAGTTGGCATTCTCAAACAAATGTTTAGATGTCTAAGGTTTCTCATCAAAAAGTGTATTTTCACCTGAAATGCGATGTACAGTGAGAATATGTGTGAATACCTGTTGATGCATTTGATAGATGATTGATGTGATGTTTTTCGTGCATATGTATctgcaaagattcagtaggaaatccaCTCAAGTCTTAGTACACGAGTATATTACCCTGCCTTGTTGGGCagtaatgggtaagcggttagggcatccgacttgtagcccaaaggtggccgtttcgactccagacccgccaggttggtggggggagtaattaaccagtgctctcccccatcctcctccatgactgaggtaccctgagcattggtaccgtcccgccgcactgctcccttggggcgccattgagggctgcccccttgcacgggtgatgcataaatgcaatttcgttgtgtgcagtgtgcagtgttcacttgtgtgctgtggagtgcagtgtcacaatgacaatgggagttggagtttcccaatgggtttttttttctcctgacatATCATCTGTTTGAGGCCAGGAAATACAATGACAGCACCATTCTGCTTCACAGGAGGACTATGATCGCCTGCGACCTCTGTCCTACCCGATGACCGACGTCTTCCTGATCTGTTTCTCAGTGGTGAACCCGGCCAGCTTCCACAACGCACGGCTGGAGTGGGTGCCAGAGCTGGAGGAGCATGCCTACGGCGTTCCCTTTCTTCTCATCGGAACTCAGGTGACCTACCTCATCCAGCATAGTGAATCGTCTGCTTGCATGGGTCTTTAAAGGCCATTACATAGAATATGAAGTGCTATATGACCATTTACTTGAATttggtttaaaggtgcactgtgtaagatttttagttgtttattcccagaatgctacccattcactaatgttacctttttcaggaatacttaccaccaccatcaaattctaagtacatacatgaaaaggggaatcttctccatggtccgccattttgaatttccaggaatagacattcttagctgcaaaaatgactgtacttggaccatactagaaaatattaatttattacttagtaaactttcatgaaaagatcaaatttggcaataggcaacctagtttcaatgagcagcatacctgtagttgcagtaccttttttgaccatttcctgcacagtgcaccttttaaagaaACAGATACGAGCTCTTTTTATGATCCTTAATGTATCACTGAAAATAGTATTTGATAACTGAAAGAAATGCACCATCCAATGATCTATGCAATGAATGCTCACATCAGTGTGTCTTTCTTTGCCTTTCATCAGATTGACTTACGAGATGACCTTAAGACCATTGCCAGGCTGAACAGTATGAAAGAAAAGCCCATCTCAGCAGAGCAGGGCCACAAGCTGGCCAGAGAGGTACTGTACCACATtatatagggttttcacacctggtcccctttaagtgaaccaaactcagtcctctttaagtggaccaaaattgAACCGACAGcgaaaggactcagttctgtttttgttgtgagtgtattacaaaaagtaccgactgatctttctggtcctggtaggcttttatggtgtgtcactcatCTTTTTTATTAAACCTTGTCCTCTaggtcacaagtgtaacttgtcagaactcataagcgaaccaaactgagaccatgtcaaccaaggtctcagtatggttcgcttccgaggggtctgggtacgctttggagcgatatgcggcaaaaatgctgagtcactactctgagttcgcttaggcggctgaaagggaccaggtgtgaaaacgctgatAGACAACAAACAGGTTGTGTGGAGTGAACTATTGAACTATAAAAATGGTGTTCGTTCCCTGCACCGATATATGATACATTatgccatatactgtatactgcaatccgatacagtatgtgcatggtaATTTGCGTCACCCAAAAGTGTAATATGTATTTAGcactttaaaaaatattattttagcTTTCACTTCAAATGACGAAGGACCATGCAACAAGGTTTTTATGACCATGAATGGGCACGTGAATGGGCACATTggtcatggggacccaggttcaaatcccaaaCCCTACCACATACATCCGAAATCTTCGCTGTCCTATCTCAATAAAGGCACAAGAGCCCCTTAAATGTGCCATGCAACTGCAGTGTCATATCGCTTTTTTCCCCTTCAGGTGGGGGCTCGCTGTTATGCTGAGTGCTCTGCACTAACGCAGCAAGGCCTGAAGGCAGTGTTCGACGAAGCCATCTTCACCATCCTCACGcccaagaggaggaagaagaaggggaagggcGTAAGGAAACCCATGTGGCCTGACTGTCTCCACTGCTGTCCGATCACATGACCTGGGCAGGCGGAGATGACGAGACCAGAGGCCGTGGAGAACTAGCAAGATGGACGATCTGGATTGACCTCCAGGCTGTCAGTTTTCAGGGTTGGTTTATTATGAGGTAAAAAAGAGCCTTATTATGTCCTTGACCTTTAAACCCAATGCAACCAGATAGCACAACAATGTGTGGAAAAGCACTGAAAATGTTTGCACAGGATTATTGTTTTGGTGAACTTGTCTGGAGTACAGAAGGAACATAATAGAAAGAAGATACTGTATGTCCAGAAAGTGAAGCTAATGGTTGATTGTAGGGGGGCAAAGACCTGCAGTGGGCCcctatatatgtactgtatagaaagcctttattttcCCCATGTTGGTGTTTATCCCAAACAGATgtgccaaaagtaaaagtaaggagTAAATTCATAGTGTGAgttcaacactagcacatgatataacatagctgttacaccagttacttCATTGTAGCTaatgaggtaggcctacaaaacacCACAACTGTGATCCAACTAGCGAGTCAGCTGATctgaaaggaacagtccaccttgaTTTTTACACATTTGCAGTTTGTATGTCGAAGCATTATCCGTGAAAgggcatatcattttcttctcagtgttttgagtaggcctacttagatttattggtatcagaatagcatagcttagcataatcactggaagtaaacgggagcattagcatcaagccacaagtgatcccTGGATGGGATTAAGTGGCTGTTTTGCACCGTGGTGAATTTTATATTATGGTCTAGTAGAAGTTGATGAAATTGGGCCATAAGCGTAAAGTACGGTCTGGATGCAATTTTTTTGCAGAAATTGGTAGTTTAGGGAGTGTAGTTTAAGAAAATGACGGGTGCCGGCTCGGCAcccttgagcatttttttaaaaatggcgtCACAAGCCACGCCCCTTTATTATTTCCCAATAAACGCCTCTCCAAATTGAAATGGTTGCTGTATCCCAACCCTTTGTGCTACTGACATAAAAACACCCATTTTGGAAAGCAGACACCCTCTAGTTTTGTAATCTATTGTCTATTCATTGTAAAGTGTTCAGCTGAAAACTGGGAACTCTTTATATTTTgtagtttttgtcatttttgtccctcgcctaaaaaaaaatatatacatatatatatacatgaacTAGTCCTTTTACTGTAATGCATCAGGTTATAGACAGAATAGAACAAAGGCCACAAGTCTGAACAACTTGTATTtcaaatttgaaaacaaaatatcaaaacttgtgttttctacaccattttatatgtgggtgTGCCTAGGGGTTTTTGCAACGTTTTTCGAAAGTCACCCATTCTCAACCTGATCTTGGGGGATGAGGTGAAAGCACAGTGTATTTTGGAGAAAAAATGAATTGTATTTCTGGAAAGCTAAGAAACAGAGGTTTCATTTGACATATAGTATGACCAAAAGCAATGCTTCGGATTAGCTGTCATCTCTAAAAAGCTGCTAGCACGCACGTTTTCCAGAGATTTACTCATTGACTCCAGCACATCCTGACACAGTTCTCAGCACAATTATTTTCATTGAAGAAGTCATGGAACAACAGAATGTGCCTTTCATTCATCTGTGTGCTGATATGCAGTTGTATAAAATAATCATGCAGATGAAGTGGTCAGACCCCAACCGTTGGACTCATTTAGTTGTCAGCTAAATgggaagtcatgggtgagcggttagggcatcagacttgcatcccagaggttgccggttcgactcccgacccgccaggttggtggggggagtaatcaactagtgctctcccccatcctcctccatgactgaggtacccctgagcatggtaccgtcccaccgcactgctccccatggggcgccactgagggctgcccccttgcacgggtgaggcataaatgcaatcacatagtgtgcagtgttcacttgtgtgctgtgtcacaatgacaatgggagttggagtttcccaatgggctttcactttcactttaaattAGCTGTATCGGGACAttaatgaatggcagtggtttagAGGAGCTACTTAGTGTGTCATTTAAGGGAGTCACTCATATGCTTGATGGTAAAGCTTGGTCAAAAGCAGAGGGTTGCGCATGGTAGTATGTGCACTTCTGGAACCTCTCATCATCTCTGGTACTTCTACAGTAGCTGCCATTGTTGAGGAGCTGGAGGGCATTCGACAGTCAAGGATAGGCCGTCTTTGGGTTGACTGCTTAATCACTCCAGTTATGATAATTCACCTCTATCTTCGTGCAGAAAGGGAGGCCAATTGGTTGCTTCACATGTATGCACTGAAGAGAATGATGCAATACTTCTTTGCTGCCAACCACTGGAATTATGCTAGATACATATCTTGGCATGTTCTGGAAAATGCCATCATCTCTTCCAGAAGCAGTGATGTCTGCCTTTCTCAATGGTGAGCATGTCTGCCGCCATCAGAGTGGAATTTGGAACTCTGTCTTCCTTGATCAGTTTGGTGAGCAAACATATATTCGATATGGCAAAACTAAAGGGGGCTTAGTTGGGAAGTCTCTGTCTTCTGAACAAGTGTCTGAGTGGATATTGTCTCATCATCTGTGCAACACTCTTTCAATACTTATGGACACTGTGTATGaggagtcagtggcagattcttaTACCAAAACTAGCCACAAAGAGGAATCAAAAAGTAGAAGACGGCTAGACTCCGAAGACAGGAATAAGATCGGCAATGAATTAAAACAACATACCAACCCATTGATAGTCACTGCTGATGAGGGGCTATGTAACATCATTAATGGAAGATCAGCTGCTGACGAAGTCAATGTTGACAATACCCTGGCTATTGGACAAGCAATGGCGTCCAAATTTAGTGGTGCCTTACCTGATGGGTTTCATTCACCAATCAAGAAGTCAGTGGTCACAATGGAAACActtaaaaaaagagtgaaagttGGGGATGTCAGTGTGTTTGACACTGAAAAACGATATGCTTGTTTGCTTGTCATATCACAAAGCCGAGATATTCAGTTATCTGAGGTATTTAAACATGAACTCTCTCCAGTTCCATCGGCTTTGTTTGATGAATATGGGGACATGAGAAAAGGGAGCAAGGCCACACTAGTGCAAAAGCTAGCAGTGTTTGCTACATCACCACTGGGACCAGTGCAGGTTGAAATTGTAGATGGTAATGAGGCCATTTACCAGACTTCATGCCCACAAAAACACAACAGTTAAGTCATttgcctgtatcttccttcatcCATTTCAGAGTCAACATGACACATACATCATATTTGACCAGTATATGGAACACTCTGTTAAGTCCCATGAACGCCAGAGACGAACAAAGGGTGCAAAACCTACACAATATCGGATCAACCCCAATACAGTCCTGCCAGACAGAGATGTCATcatgaaaaatggaaaaaaaaccaaaGCAGCTCTCATAGAGTACTTGTGCAGAATTGAAACTGATGCAAATTTGAAGTTAATTGGAGACAACACTGCCTACCACCACGAAGAGGCTGATGTCAAAATTATCAGTTACCTTTTGGAGTTGTTGCCAGAAAAGGAACACAGATTCAGATTTTAGCTGATGACACAGATATCTGTGTGCTccttttgtttttcatttggCATTACAAACCTCAAACACAAATTTCTATGCGCAAATATAACAACAAAGTGATTGACATCAATGCCACTGTGTCAAGGTTAGGGGACAAATGTTATGACCTGCTGGCTGTTCATGCATTGTCGGGCTGTGATACTGTGTCATTCCCGTTTGGCAAAGAAAACACATCAGCTATCAATGCAATGCTCAAGTGTGAGCTAAATTTGAAGTCATTCACAGACTGAGAAACTGAAGAACAGGAATGGATGAAGGCAGGCATGGATTTCCTATCTTATCTCTACTCTGGAAAGATAGTTGGAAATTTAAGTGATTTGAGGTGCATGCTGTTCAGCAAAAAGAGAGATCCtcataatatataaaaaaaagtcttccaccaacaacacagAGTGCAGCTGAGCACATCAGACGTGCACGTCTCCAAGTTCTCCTTTGGAGAGCTGCTGACAAAACAGCCCCTCCTGCTTACCTGTTCAATATATCCTTGTTTGGATGGCAAATCTTGGATAACATCCCCGTGCCTGTGTATGGCAATTCAGAAATTGCCCCAAAATCAGTCCTACAGCTTATTGCGTGTAGGTGCAA harbors:
- the LOC134440828 gene encoding rho-related GTP-binding protein RhoQ-like, whose protein sequence is MHFHQGGPATSSGPAVDDEFASMVNGAAAVTALKCVVVGDGAVGKTCLLMSYANDAFPEEYVPTVFDHYAVSINVGGKQYLLGLYDTAGQEDYDRLRPLSYPMTDVFLICFSVVNPASFHNARLEWVPELEEHAYGVPFLLIGTQIDLRDDLKTIARLNSMKEKPISAEQGHKLAREVGARCYAECSALTQQGLKAVFDEAIFTILTPKRRKKKGKGVRKPMWPDCLHCCPIT